One Halorientalis litorea DNA segment encodes these proteins:
- a CDS encoding valine--tRNA ligase: MSDLPDTYDPDRVEPKRREQWQETDLYEYDESESADGSTDYVVDTPPPYPTGNLHIGNALGWCYMDFAARYHRLVGDNVLFPQGWDCHGLPTEVKVEENNDIHRTDVPRDEFREMCIEHTEEQIAAMKDTMHTLGFSQDWSHEFKTMDPEYWGETQRSFVQMEASEYVYRDEHPVNWCPRCETAIADAEVETEEGVEGTLYYVTFEGVGNDDIEIATTRPELLAACVSMAVAPDDERYEDRIGDTFEVPLFGQEVELIADDEADADFGTGAVMICTFGDKQDVNWWMEHDLDLRMVFTEDGHLTDDAGEYAGLSIDEAKAEIAADLDAEGYLTDTEPTEQNVGQCWRCDTPIEILSKEQWFVEVRQDEILGRAREVEWIPEHMYDRLEDWTEGMEWDWVISRQRVFATPIPAWFCGECAHIHVATEDELPVDPTDEDPAIDACPECGGTDWHGETDVMDTWMDSSITPLYVQGWPEGDFQPASLREQGHDIIRTWAFYTILRTAALEDEIPWDEALINGMVFGEDGNKMSKSRGNFVQPEEAVEEYSADAFRQAMAMGGQPGSDIQFQWKEVKSASKFGTKVWNITRFAADHLDPDPAIEDPAYRDADRWILSRASRVADSVAEHMDEYRFDAALRELREFVWHDLADDYLELIKGRLYEGRPGERNAARQALSTALSASLRMLSPFAPFLTAEAYDALPDTEGSVHAADWPDIDMADEAAEEVGALIADVASTVRGWKSDEGMALNTDLENVEVYPDDTPENHVDTYDLSEGVNAPVHVLEGEPAVSLVPVEVDPDHSVIGPEFRDRAGAVVGALERADPEDIKQQQRLDGEIALDVDGETVTVPGDAVEIVEEHRAESGEEVAVVESDLATVLIYE; encoded by the coding sequence ATGAGTGACTTACCGGATACCTACGACCCCGACCGGGTAGAGCCGAAACGGCGTGAACAGTGGCAGGAGACCGACCTCTACGAGTACGACGAGAGCGAGTCTGCCGACGGGAGTACCGACTACGTGGTGGACACGCCCCCGCCGTACCCCACGGGGAACCTCCACATCGGGAACGCATTGGGGTGGTGTTACATGGACTTCGCCGCCCGCTATCACCGCCTCGTCGGCGACAACGTTCTCTTCCCGCAGGGGTGGGACTGTCACGGCCTCCCGACCGAGGTGAAAGTCGAGGAGAACAACGATATTCACCGGACGGACGTGCCCCGCGACGAGTTCCGCGAGATGTGTATCGAACACACCGAAGAGCAAATCGCGGCGATGAAGGACACGATGCACACCCTCGGGTTCTCACAGGACTGGTCCCACGAGTTCAAGACGATGGACCCGGAGTACTGGGGCGAGACCCAGCGGTCGTTCGTCCAGATGGAAGCGTCCGAGTACGTCTACCGCGACGAACACCCCGTCAACTGGTGTCCGCGATGTGAGACGGCCATCGCCGACGCGGAAGTCGAGACGGAGGAGGGCGTCGAGGGGACGCTGTACTACGTCACCTTCGAGGGCGTCGGCAACGACGACATCGAAATCGCCACGACCCGCCCGGAACTGCTGGCGGCGTGTGTCTCGATGGCGGTCGCACCCGACGACGAGCGATACGAGGACCGCATCGGCGACACGTTCGAGGTGCCGCTGTTCGGGCAGGAGGTCGAACTCATCGCCGACGATGAGGCCGACGCCGACTTCGGGACCGGCGCGGTCATGATCTGCACCTTCGGGGACAAACAGGACGTGAACTGGTGGATGGAACACGACCTCGACCTGCGGATGGTGTTCACCGAGGACGGGCACCTCACCGACGACGCGGGCGAGTACGCGGGCCTCTCCATCGACGAGGCGAAAGCGGAGATTGCGGCCGACCTGGACGCCGAGGGGTACCTGACCGACACCGAACCGACCGAACAGAACGTCGGGCAGTGCTGGCGGTGTGACACACCCATCGAAATCCTCTCGAAAGAGCAGTGGTTCGTCGAGGTTCGGCAGGACGAAATCCTCGGCCGCGCCCGCGAGGTGGAGTGGATTCCCGAGCACATGTACGACCGCCTCGAAGACTGGACCGAGGGGATGGAGTGGGACTGGGTCATCTCCCGCCAGCGCGTCTTCGCCACGCCCATCCCGGCGTGGTTCTGCGGCGAGTGTGCCCACATCCACGTCGCCACCGAAGACGAACTCCCCGTCGACCCGACCGACGAGGACCCCGCCATCGACGCCTGCCCGGAGTGTGGCGGGACCGACTGGCACGGCGAAACCGACGTGATGGACACGTGGATGGACTCGTCCATCACGCCGCTGTACGTGCAGGGCTGGCCCGAGGGCGACTTCCAACCGGCCAGCCTCCGCGAGCAGGGACACGACATCATCCGCACGTGGGCGTTCTACACTATCCTCCGAACGGCGGCACTGGAGGACGAGATTCCGTGGGACGAGGCACTCATCAACGGGATGGTGTTCGGCGAGGACGGCAACAAGATGTCCAAGTCCCGCGGCAACTTCGTCCAACCCGAGGAGGCCGTCGAGGAGTACTCCGCCGACGCTTTCCGGCAGGCGATGGCGATGGGCGGCCAACCCGGGAGCGACATCCAGTTCCAGTGGAAGGAGGTCAAGTCGGCCAGCAAGTTCGGCACGAAGGTCTGGAACATCACCCGCTTCGCCGCCGACCACCTCGACCCCGACCCGGCCATCGAGGACCCGGCCTACCGCGACGCGGACCGCTGGATTCTCTCGCGGGCGTCGCGGGTCGCCGACAGCGTGGCCGAGCACATGGACGAGTACCGCTTCGACGCCGCCCTACGCGAACTGCGGGAGTTCGTCTGGCACGACCTCGCCGACGACTACCTCGAACTCATCAAGGGTCGCCTCTACGAGGGGCGTCCCGGCGAGCGCAACGCCGCCCGGCAGGCACTCTCGACCGCGCTCTCGGCGTCGCTGCGCATGCTCTCGCCGTTCGCCCCCTTCCTGACGGCGGAGGCGTACGACGCTCTCCCCGACACGGAGGGGAGCGTCCACGCCGCCGACTGGCCGGACATCGACATGGCCGACGAGGCGGCCGAGGAAGTCGGGGCACTCATCGCGGACGTGGCGTCGACGGTGCGTGGCTGGAAGTCCGACGAGGGGATGGCACTGAACACCGACCTCGAAAACGTCGAGGTGTACCCCGACGACACGCCGGAGAATCACGTCGACACCTACGACTTGAGCGAAGGGGTCAACGCGCCCGTCCACGTCCTCGAAGGCGAACCCGCCGTCTCGCTGGTCCCGGTCGAAGTCGACCCGGACCACTCGGTCATCGGGCCGGAGTTCCGTGACCGCGCCGGTGCTGTCGTCGGCGCGCTCGAACGAGCCGACCCCGAAGACATCAAACAACAACAGCGGCTCGACGGCGAGATAGCACTCGACGTGGACGGGGAGACGGTGACCGTCCCCGGCGACGCCGTGGAGATAGTCGAGGAACACCGCGCCGAATCCGGTGAGGAGGTCGCAGTCGTCGAGAGCGACCTCGCGACGGTCCTCATCTACGAGTGA
- a CDS encoding zinc ribbon domain-containing protein, translated as MGLFETLGRVFSPSREEAVRYRCPNCGREFVYRADLRDPACPYCSTDALERVEWAG; from the coding sequence ATGGGACTGTTCGAGACACTCGGACGCGTGTTTTCGCCGTCCCGGGAGGAGGCCGTCCGGTACCGTTGTCCGAACTGTGGCCGCGAGTTCGTCTACCGGGCCGACCTGCGCGACCCCGCGTGTCCGTACTGCAGTACCGACGCGCTCGAACGGGTCGAGTGGGCCGGTTAG
- a CDS encoding rhodanese-like domain-containing protein: MVERISDATLQEKLARGDDVQVVDTRSPDAFAAGHIPGARNLPYAELADRIDDIEWAEEVVLVCQEGESSVQAGRILESYEGVDDDAVVASLSGGYDEWEYDLETA; encoded by the coding sequence ATGGTCGAGCGGATATCCGACGCGACGCTCCAGGAGAAACTCGCGCGTGGTGACGACGTGCAGGTAGTCGACACGCGGTCGCCGGACGCCTTCGCGGCGGGGCACATCCCCGGCGCGAGGAACCTCCCGTACGCGGAACTCGCGGACCGCATCGACGACATCGAGTGGGCCGAGGAGGTCGTTCTCGTCTGTCAGGAAGGGGAGAGTTCGGTCCAGGCGGGCCGCATCCTCGAATCGTACGAGGGAGTCGACGACGATGCTGTCGTCGCCAGTCTCAGCGGCGGCTACGACGAGTGGGAGTACGACCTCGAAACGGCGTGA
- a CDS encoding HVO_0416 family zinc finger protein — protein sequence MASAPSDDDMFDQFLSNRGHETEAVGWDQSYNKLQCPDCGGLHDTAATECSVCGWVPDE from the coding sequence ATGGCGTCAGCACCGAGCGACGACGATATGTTCGACCAGTTTCTCTCGAACCGTGGCCACGAAACCGAAGCAGTCGGCTGGGACCAGAGCTACAACAAACTCCAGTGTCCCGACTGCGGCGGACTCCACGACACGGCGGCGACAGAGTGCTCGGTGTGTGGGTGGGTCCCGGACGAGTAG
- a CDS encoding helix-turn-helix transcriptional regulator, with amino-acid sequence MSTSRLVNTLIRELSAGGDTASPGEPGADEREPEQVLSSVMETLAVEESFAFDDEIVKQNLDEILVALITLRDGTHGKALIDDLSRLFDAQLSPGTVYPRLHDIESDGVLSMHELVRTKEYSVDDTTDARERVENAMYHHLALGLFLHDSLDDL; translated from the coding sequence GTGAGTACGAGTCGGCTGGTGAACACGCTGATACGAGAACTCTCTGCTGGCGGCGACACCGCGTCGCCCGGTGAGCCGGGAGCAGACGAGAGAGAGCCCGAGCAGGTGTTGTCTTCGGTCATGGAGACACTCGCCGTCGAGGAGTCGTTCGCGTTCGACGACGAGATCGTCAAACAGAATCTCGACGAAATATTGGTCGCGCTCATAACGCTTCGGGATGGAACGCACGGAAAGGCACTCATCGACGACCTGTCGCGGCTGTTCGACGCACAACTCAGCCCCGGAACGGTCTACCCGCGACTGCACGACATCGAGAGCGACGGCGTCCTCTCGATGCACGAACTCGTTCGGACCAAAGAGTACTCCGTGGACGACACGACCGACGCGCGCGAGCGCGTCGAGAACGCGATGTACCATCACCTCGCGCTGGGCCTGTTCCTGCACGACTCGCTCGACGACCTGTAG
- a CDS encoding ArsR/SmtB family transcription factor, whose product MDEERSIEQVLDTIGDEHARAILAAISIEPQSAKELAEETGLSLPTVYRRIEILEEHELVKDRTLVADDGNHYKIYESNFDSTVISLEEEGEYRVRIYREENLPDRFSQLWDELNPD is encoded by the coding sequence GTGGACGAGGAACGTAGCATCGAACAAGTCCTCGACACCATCGGGGACGAACACGCACGTGCGATACTCGCTGCAATAAGCATCGAGCCGCAGTCGGCGAAGGAACTCGCCGAGGAGACTGGACTGTCGCTGCCGACTGTCTACCGTCGCATCGAGATACTCGAAGAACACGAACTCGTCAAAGACCGGACGCTGGTCGCCGACGACGGCAACCACTACAAGATATACGAGTCGAACTTCGACTCGACCGTCATCTCGCTCGAAGAGGAGGGCGAGTACCGCGTCCGCATCTACCGCGAAGAGAACCTGCCCGACCGGTTCAGCCAACTCTGGGACGAACTCAATCCCGACTGA
- a CDS encoding DUF7521 family protein: MVEVVAIARGVLILMRLVTFGLTLGLTLISFQAYRKKRSDKLQTAFIGFAFISMGVAVTNVITQLGAEAGGNELPLVFLQMTETIPFIVGFTMLYLSLYR; this comes from the coding sequence ATGGTCGAGGTGGTGGCAATCGCCCGCGGAGTCTTGATTCTGATGCGGCTCGTTACCTTCGGACTAACGCTCGGGCTGACGCTCATCAGTTTCCAAGCCTATCGCAAGAAACGCTCGGACAAACTCCAGACGGCTTTCATCGGCTTCGCGTTCATCAGTATGGGCGTTGCCGTCACCAACGTCATCACGCAACTCGGTGCGGAGGCTGGCGGAAACGAACTCCCGCTCGTGTTCCTCCAGATGACGGAGACGATTCCGTTCATCGTCGGTTTCACGATGCTGTACCTCTCGCTGTACCGGTAG
- a CDS encoding UvrD-helicase domain-containing protein — MTDATPEVVRLFGGPGSGKTTALLDRVEELQADGVDVRDILVVSYTRAAAAEIRERLADRLDTTPRALRGNVCTMHAKAYELLNLSRGDVVGESDKEEFCEEYGIEYEDENKGARRRSARSTTIGNKVIATSQWLQRTRRDVADWYDVPFKWDEEEVRLPPDIDQNAQTGNKYTPTWPTDDDRTDVPESIRAWRAYKGEHDLIGFADMLERVKQRSMLPNVDYLVIDEFQDITTLQYDVYEEWKSHMEKVLIAGDDDQVVYAWQGADPDLLLDEDVTEDEVLPNSYRLPSSILNVVNREISHIDKRQEKDLEPRKEGGRVTAVRGPSMLDLVRNVRSTVEEDADGTAMILFRARYQMFQFIDEFIGEGIPFQCLTDQRMWTDRLTQYVDAVEGMAEDEPITALQARRLADMLADSAFGTGERDDFFDAIDERQEAADTDDLAEILVDPEFVRDHVPFAPDPRSAADMLRKVTNFQERSVDAYFSGEYRDVDRDRVRLGTIHSAKGREADHVFVATDLTEKVVEQMAATVEQEDREVPGTDEFTKHTDPVPTLTDNERRVFYVGMSRARERLVLLEGLVDGAPTLPIDVLLENEPSEKSIEQLVDEAENAVAVK; from the coding sequence ATGACCGACGCAACGCCCGAAGTAGTCCGGCTGTTTGGGGGGCCGGGGAGTGGGAAGACGACGGCTCTCTTGGACCGAGTCGAGGAGCTACAGGCCGACGGTGTCGACGTGCGAGACATCCTCGTCGTCTCGTACACCCGCGCCGCCGCCGCCGAGATACGCGAACGACTGGCCGACCGACTCGACACGACGCCCCGTGCCCTCCGTGGCAACGTCTGCACGATGCACGCCAAGGCCTACGAACTCCTCAACCTCTCCCGCGGCGACGTGGTGGGCGAGTCCGACAAAGAGGAGTTCTGTGAGGAGTACGGCATCGAGTACGAGGACGAGAACAAGGGCGCGCGCCGCCGGAGCGCGCGCTCGACGACCATCGGGAACAAGGTCATCGCCACCAGCCAGTGGCTCCAGCGGACGCGCCGCGACGTGGCCGACTGGTACGACGTTCCGTTCAAGTGGGACGAGGAGGAGGTTCGGCTCCCGCCGGACATCGACCAGAACGCCCAGACGGGGAACAAGTACACGCCGACGTGGCCCACCGACGACGACCGGACCGACGTGCCGGAGTCGATTCGCGCGTGGCGCGCCTACAAGGGCGAACACGACCTCATCGGCTTCGCCGACATGCTCGAACGGGTCAAGCAACGCTCCATGCTCCCGAACGTCGACTATCTGGTCATCGACGAGTTTCAGGACATCACGACACTCCAGTACGACGTGTACGAGGAGTGGAAATCACACATGGAGAAGGTACTCATCGCGGGCGACGACGACCAGGTCGTCTACGCGTGGCAGGGTGCCGACCCGGACCTCCTGCTCGACGAGGACGTGACCGAAGACGAAGTCCTGCCCAACTCCTATCGCCTGCCCTCCAGCATCCTCAACGTCGTCAACCGGGAGATAAGCCACATCGACAAACGCCAAGAGAAAGACCTCGAACCGCGAAAGGAGGGGGGCCGAGTCACGGCCGTCCGTGGCCCGTCGATGCTCGATTTGGTCCGCAACGTCCGTTCGACCGTCGAGGAGGACGCCGACGGGACGGCCATGATACTGTTCCGCGCCCGGTACCAGATGTTCCAGTTCATCGACGAGTTCATCGGCGAGGGGATTCCGTTCCAGTGTCTCACTGACCAGCGGATGTGGACCGACCGCCTCACCCAGTACGTCGACGCCGTCGAGGGGATGGCGGAGGACGAACCCATCACCGCCCTGCAGGCCCGCAGGCTGGCGGACATGCTCGCCGACTCGGCGTTCGGCACCGGCGAACGCGACGACTTCTTCGACGCCATCGACGAGCGTCAGGAGGCGGCCGACACCGACGACCTCGCCGAGATACTCGTCGACCCCGAGTTCGTCCGCGACCACGTTCCGTTCGCGCCCGACCCGCGCTCGGCCGCCGACATGCTCCGGAAAGTCACCAACTTCCAAGAACGCTCCGTGGACGCGTACTTCTCGGGCGAGTACCGCGACGTGGACCGTGACCGAGTGCGTCTCGGTACCATCCACTCCGCGAAGGGTCGCGAGGCCGACCACGTGTTCGTCGCCACCGACCTCACCGAGAAGGTAGTCGAGCAGATGGCTGCCACCGTCGAACAGGAGGACCGGGAGGTACCCGGGACCGACGAGTTCACCAAACACACCGACCCCGTTCCGACGTTGACCGACAACGAACGCCGCGTATTCTACGTCGGGATGAGCCGTGCCCGCGAACGCCTCGTCCTGTTGGAGGGGTTGGTCGACGGCGCGCCCACGCTCCCAATCGACGTGTTGCTGGAGAACGAACCGAGCGAGAAATCCATCGAGCAACTCGTCGACGAAGCCGAGAACGCCGTCGCCGTGAAGTAG
- a CDS encoding DUF7533 family protein, whose translation MGRGILGSVGLLVTLVLAAHVAFVGVDFLLRGETLFGAGFLLLAGLMIAVEEYVLTPGDLPGLVAGRVVDAVVKEPDDGE comes from the coding sequence ATGGGTCGTGGTATCCTCGGGAGCGTCGGCTTGCTGGTGACGCTCGTCCTCGCCGCCCACGTGGCGTTCGTCGGCGTCGACTTCCTGCTCCGCGGGGAGACGCTGTTCGGTGCCGGGTTCCTGCTCCTCGCGGGGCTGATGATTGCAGTCGAGGAGTACGTCCTGACGCCCGGCGACCTCCCGGGACTCGTGGCCGGACGGGTCGTCGACGCGGTGGTCAAGGAACCGGACGACGGGGAGTGA
- a CDS encoding riboflavin synthase, producing the protein MFTGIVEETGEIVDVTDDEGGRRVRVQAALDGLHHGQSIAISGACLTVEEFGTGAESDDSARRETESPGNWFDLFLSRETLERTYLGELGVGDSVNVERALPADGRLDGHIVQGHVDGTAEVTAVEQLGDDWEFRFSVPDGLGRYLVEKGSVTVDGISLTVADRGADDFGVAIIPATYDLTTLSAKSVGDPVHLEVDVVAKYVERLLTAGEDVTASQTPYADRE; encoded by the coding sequence ATGTTCACTGGCATCGTCGAGGAGACAGGTGAAATCGTCGACGTGACCGACGACGAGGGTGGGCGGCGGGTCCGCGTACAGGCCGCCCTCGACGGCCTACACCACGGGCAGAGCATCGCCATCAGCGGTGCCTGTCTGACCGTCGAGGAGTTCGGGACGGGTGCCGAGTCCGACGACTCGGCACGTCGGGAGACGGAGTCTCCCGGGAACTGGTTCGACCTCTTTCTCTCCCGAGAGACCCTCGAACGGACGTATCTCGGCGAGTTGGGCGTCGGGGACAGTGTGAACGTCGAGCGCGCACTGCCCGCCGACGGGCGACTCGACGGCCACATCGTGCAGGGTCACGTCGACGGGACGGCGGAAGTGACTGCCGTGGAGCAACTGGGGGACGACTGGGAGTTCCGGTTCTCGGTCCCGGACGGACTCGGCCGGTACCTCGTCGAGAAGGGATCGGTGACCGTCGACGGTATCAGTCTCACCGTCGCGGACCGCGGGGCCGACGACTTCGGTGTGGCCATCATCCCGGCCACCTACGACCTCACGACGCTCTCGGCGAAGTCGGTCGGTGACCCGGTCCACCTCGAAGTCGACGTGGTGGCCAAGTACGTCGAACGACTGCTCACCGCCGGCGAGGACGTGACGGCGAGTCAGACGCCCTACGCAGACCGGGAGTAG